The following coding sequences are from one Canis lupus baileyi chromosome 19, mCanLup2.hap1, whole genome shotgun sequence window:
- the LOC140610994 gene encoding long-chain-fatty-acid--CoA ligase ACSBG2-like isoform X7 has product MASSSTMKNGLSRSQKAKSPMTREENVTDSQINMNKNKVTPRLWTIHRDGEVLLRLSKHGPGHETPLTIPEFFRESVSRFGMYPALATKNSEHWEVLNFNQYYEACRKAARALIKLGLQRFHGVGILGFNSVEWLIASLGAILAGGLCVGIYATNSADACQYVITNAKVNVLLVENDLQLQKILSIPQSRMETLKAIIQYKLPVKESNNNLYSWNDFMELGNSIPDSQLDQIIESQRANQCAVIIYTSGTLGNPKGVMLSHDNITWTAGAVAKNCSLSNAAEKQEVVVSYLPLSHVAAQMMDVWIPMKIGAFIYFAQPDALTGTLINTLLEVKPTAFLGVPRIWEKMQEKIKESGAKCSSLRKKVFSWGRIIGLKVNTKRMFGVHDTTMSYRVAKALVFSKVRNALGLDQCQIPISGAAPLNPETSEFFLSLDIPIGEMYGMSESTGPHTTSSRNNYKIHSSCGKIMSGCKNMLYQQSKDGTGEICIWGRHVFMGYLEMEDATMEAIDEEGWLHTGDLGRVDSHGFLYITGRIKEILITAGGENVAPVPIENMVKEKIPIISNAVLVGDKAKFLSILLTLKCEVDRRNGEPLDKLSLEAIQFCRKLGSHVSTVSEILELQDPLVYKAIQQGIDAVNQEAISNAQRIQKWVILEKDFSVHNGELGPTTKIRRHFVTQKYRKQIESFYR; this is encoded by the exons TACAATGAAGAATGGTCTCTCCAGATCTCAAAAGGCTAAAAGCCCAATGACTCGTGAAGAGAATGTTACGGATTCTcaaataaacatgaataaaaacaaag TGACACCTAGGCTGTGGACCATTCATCGAGATGGAGAagtccttctgaggctatcaaaACATGGGCCAGGCCATGAGACCCCATTAACCATCCCTGAATTTTTTCGGGAGTCAGTCAGCCGATTTGGGATGTATCCAGCCCTTGCAACAAAGAACAGTGAGCATTGGGAAGTTCTGAATTTTAACCAGTACTACGAAGCTTGTCGGAAGGCAGCAAGAGCCTTGATCAAG CTGGGCCTGCAGCGTTTCCACGGAGTTGGCATCCTGGGGTTTAACTCCGTTGAGTGGTTAATTGCTTCTCTTGGTGCCATCCTAGCAGG gGGTCTCTGTGTTGGTATTTATGCCACCAACTCTGCGGACGCTTGTCAATACGTCATTACTAATGCCAAGGTGAACGTCCTACTGGTTGAGAATGACCTACAGCTACAGAAAATCCTTTCG ATTCCGCAAAGCAGGATGGAGACCCTAAAAGCGATCATCCAGTACAAGCTGCCAGTGAAGGAGAGCAATAATAACCTGTACTCC TGGAATGATTTCATGGAACTTGGCAATAGCATCCCCGATTCCCAGCTGGACCAGATCATAGAGAGCCAGAGGGCCAATCAGTGCGCTGTGATCATCTATACTTCTGGGACCTTAGGCAATCCCAAGGGAGTGATGCTTAGCCATGACAAC ATCACCTGGACGGCCGGGGCAGTGGCCAAGAACTGCAGCCTGTCTAATGCCGCAGAAAAGCAGGAGGTGGTGGTCAGCTACCTTCCTCTCAGCCACGTTGCAGCTCAGATGATGGATGTCTGGATACCCATGAAGATCGGGGCTTTCATCTACTTTGCTCAGCCAGATGCTCTCACG GGCACCCTGATCAACACTCTGCTGGAAGTAAAGCCTACAGCCTTCCTGGGGGTGCCCCGAATTTGGGAGAAGATGCAGGAGAAGATAAAAGAAAGTGGTGCCAAATGCTCAAGCTTGAGGAAGAAGGTGTTTTCATGGGGAAGAATTATTGGCTTAAAGGTCAATACAAAAAGGATGTTTGG ggtccACGACACTACCATGAGCTACCGCGTGGCAAAGGCCCTCGTGTTCAGCAAAGTCAGGAACGCCCTTGGCCTTGATCAATGCCAAATTCCTATCAGCGGGGCTGCACCCCTCAACCCAGAGACCTCTGAGTTCTTCCTAAGCCTGGACATACCTATAGGCGAGATGTACGGGATGAGCGAAAGCACAGGACCCCACACCACATCCAGCCGCAATAACTACAAGATTCACAG CAGCTGTGGCAAAATCATGTCTGGGTGTAAGAACATGCTGTACCAGCAGAGCAAGGATGGCACAGGGGAGATCTGCATCTGGGGTCGGCACGTCTTCATGGGCTATCTGGAGATGGAAGATGCGACCATGGAGGCCATTGATGAGGAAGGCTGGCTACACACCGGGGACTTGGGCCGTGTAGACAGTCATGGTTTCCTCTACATCACCGGCCGCATCAAAG AAATCCTCATCACGGCTGGCGGTGAGAACGTGGCCCCTGTTCCCATTGAGAACATGGTTAAAGAGAAGATCCCCATAATCAGTAATGCCGTCTTAGTGGGAGATAAGGCAAAGTTTCTGAGCATCCTGCTGACGCTGAAG TGTGAGGTCGATAGGAGGAATGGAGAGCCACTGGACAAGCTAAGCTTGGAGGCCATTCAGTTCTGCCGGAAACTGGGGAGCCATGTGTCCACCGTCTCTGAGATTTTGGAGCTACAGGACCCCCTGGTCTACAAGGCCATCCAGCAAGGCATAGATGCTGTGAATCAGGAAGCCATTTCCAATGCGCAGAGGATCCAGAAGTGGGTCATCCTGGAGAAGGACTTTTCTGTCCACAATGGAGAGCTGG GTCCGACGACCAAGATTAGGAGACATTTTGTAACCCAGAAATACAGAAAGCAAATTGAAAGCTTTTACCGCTGA
- the LOC140610994 gene encoding long-chain-fatty-acid--CoA ligase ACSBG2-like isoform X5 translates to MASSSTMKNGLSRSQKAKSPMTREENVTDSQINMNKNKVTPRLWTIHRDGEVLLRLSKHGPGHETPLTIPEFFRESVSRFGMYPALATKNSEHWEVLNFNQYYEACRKAARALIKLGLQRFHGVGILGFNSVEWLIASLGAILAGGLCVGIYATNSADACQYVITNAKVNVLLVENDLQLQKILSAHSERERGRDIGRGRSRLHAPGAQRGIQSQIPQSRMETLKAIIQYKLPVKESNNNLYSWNDFMELGNSIPDSQLDQIIESQRANQCAVIIYTSGTLGNPKGVMLSHDNITWTAGAVAKNCSLSNAAEKQEVVVSYLPLSHVAAQMMDVWIPMKIGAFIYFAQPDALTQGTLINTLLEVKPTAFLGVPRIWEKMQEKIKESGAKCSSLRKKVFSWGRIIGLKVNTKRMFGVHDTTMSYRVAKALVFSKVRNALGLDQCQIPISGAAPLNPETSEFFLSLDIPIGEMYGMSESTGPHTTSSRNNYKIHSSCGKIMSGCKNMLYQQSKDGTGEICIWGRHVFMGYLEMEDATMEAIDEEGWLHTGDLGRVDSHEILITAGGENVAPVPIENMVKEKIPIISNAVLVGDKAKFLSILLTLKCEVDRRNGEPLDKLSLEAIQFCRKLGSHVSTVSEILELQDPLVYKAIQQGIDAVNQEAISNAQRIQKWVILEKDFSVHNGELGPTTKIRRHFVTQKYRKQIESFYR, encoded by the exons TACAATGAAGAATGGTCTCTCCAGATCTCAAAAGGCTAAAAGCCCAATGACTCGTGAAGAGAATGTTACGGATTCTcaaataaacatgaataaaaacaaag TGACACCTAGGCTGTGGACCATTCATCGAGATGGAGAagtccttctgaggctatcaaaACATGGGCCAGGCCATGAGACCCCATTAACCATCCCTGAATTTTTTCGGGAGTCAGTCAGCCGATTTGGGATGTATCCAGCCCTTGCAACAAAGAACAGTGAGCATTGGGAAGTTCTGAATTTTAACCAGTACTACGAAGCTTGTCGGAAGGCAGCAAGAGCCTTGATCAAG CTGGGCCTGCAGCGTTTCCACGGAGTTGGCATCCTGGGGTTTAACTCCGTTGAGTGGTTAATTGCTTCTCTTGGTGCCATCCTAGCAGG gGGTCTCTGTGTTGGTATTTATGCCACCAACTCTGCGGACGCTTGTCAATACGTCATTACTAATGCCAAGGTGAACGTCCTACTGGTTGAGAATGACCTACAGCTACAGAAAATCCTTTCG gcacacagtgagagagagagaggcagagacataggcagagggagaagcaggctccatgcaccgggagcccaacgtgggattcaatcccag ATTCCGCAAAGCAGGATGGAGACCCTAAAAGCGATCATCCAGTACAAGCTGCCAGTGAAGGAGAGCAATAATAACCTGTACTCC TGGAATGATTTCATGGAACTTGGCAATAGCATCCCCGATTCCCAGCTGGACCAGATCATAGAGAGCCAGAGGGCCAATCAGTGCGCTGTGATCATCTATACTTCTGGGACCTTAGGCAATCCCAAGGGAGTGATGCTTAGCCATGACAAC ATCACCTGGACGGCCGGGGCAGTGGCCAAGAACTGCAGCCTGTCTAATGCCGCAGAAAAGCAGGAGGTGGTGGTCAGCTACCTTCCTCTCAGCCACGTTGCAGCTCAGATGATGGATGTCTGGATACCCATGAAGATCGGGGCTTTCATCTACTTTGCTCAGCCAGATGCTCTCACG CAGGGCACCCTGATCAACACTCTGCTGGAAGTAAAGCCTACAGCCTTCCTGGGGGTGCCCCGAATTTGGGAGAAGATGCAGGAGAAGATAAAAGAAAGTGGTGCCAAATGCTCAAGCTTGAGGAAGAAGGTGTTTTCATGGGGAAGAATTATTGGCTTAAAGGTCAATACAAAAAGGATGTTTGG ggtccACGACACTACCATGAGCTACCGCGTGGCAAAGGCCCTCGTGTTCAGCAAAGTCAGGAACGCCCTTGGCCTTGATCAATGCCAAATTCCTATCAGCGGGGCTGCACCCCTCAACCCAGAGACCTCTGAGTTCTTCCTAAGCCTGGACATACCTATAGGCGAGATGTACGGGATGAGCGAAAGCACAGGACCCCACACCACATCCAGCCGCAATAACTACAAGATTCACAG CAGCTGTGGCAAAATCATGTCTGGGTGTAAGAACATGCTGTACCAGCAGAGCAAGGATGGCACAGGGGAGATCTGCATCTGGGGTCGGCACGTCTTCATGGGCTATCTGGAGATGGAAGATGCGACCATGGAGGCCATTGATGAGGAAGGCTGGCTACACACCGGGGACTTGGGCCGTGTAGACAGTCATG AAATCCTCATCACGGCTGGCGGTGAGAACGTGGCCCCTGTTCCCATTGAGAACATGGTTAAAGAGAAGATCCCCATAATCAGTAATGCCGTCTTAGTGGGAGATAAGGCAAAGTTTCTGAGCATCCTGCTGACGCTGAAG TGTGAGGTCGATAGGAGGAATGGAGAGCCACTGGACAAGCTAAGCTTGGAGGCCATTCAGTTCTGCCGGAAACTGGGGAGCCATGTGTCCACCGTCTCTGAGATTTTGGAGCTACAGGACCCCCTGGTCTACAAGGCCATCCAGCAAGGCATAGATGCTGTGAATCAGGAAGCCATTTCCAATGCGCAGAGGATCCAGAAGTGGGTCATCCTGGAGAAGGACTTTTCTGTCCACAATGGAGAGCTGG GTCCGACGACCAAGATTAGGAGACATTTTGTAACCCAGAAATACAGAAAGCAAATTGAAAGCTTTTACCGCTGA
- the LOC140610994 gene encoding long-chain-fatty-acid--CoA ligase ACSBG2-like isoform X1, which translates to MASSSTMKNGLSRSQKAKSPMTREENVTDSQINMNKNKVTPRLWTIHRDGEVLLRLSKHGPGHETPLTIPEFFRESVSRFGMYPALATKNSEHWEVLNFNQYYEACRKAARALIKLGLQRFHGVGILGFNSVEWLIASLGAILAGGLCVGIYATNSADACQYVITNAKVNVLLVENDLQLQKILSAHSERERGRDIGRGRSRLHAPGAQRGIQSQIPQSRMETLKAIIQYKLPVKESNNNLYSWNDFMELGNSIPDSQLDQIIESQRANQCAVIIYTSGTLGNPKGVMLSHDNITWTAGAVAKNCSLSNAAEKQEVVVSYLPLSHVAAQMMDVWIPMKIGAFIYFAQPDALTQGTLINTLLEVKPTAFLGVPRIWEKMQEKIKESGAKCSSLRKKVFSWGRIIGLKVNTKRMFGVHDTTMSYRVAKALVFSKVRNALGLDQCQIPISGAAPLNPETSEFFLSLDIPIGEMYGMSESTGPHTTSSRNNYKIHSSCGKIMSGCKNMLYQQSKDGTGEICIWGRHVFMGYLEMEDATMEAIDEEGWLHTGDLGRVDSHGFLYITGRIKEILITAGGENVAPVPIENMVKEKIPIISNAVLVGDKAKFLSILLTLKCEVDRRNGEPLDKLSLEAIQFCRKLGSHVSTVSEILELQDPLVYKAIQQGIDAVNQEAISNAQRIQKWVILEKDFSVHNGELGPTTKIRRHFVTQKYRKQIESFYR; encoded by the exons TACAATGAAGAATGGTCTCTCCAGATCTCAAAAGGCTAAAAGCCCAATGACTCGTGAAGAGAATGTTACGGATTCTcaaataaacatgaataaaaacaaag TGACACCTAGGCTGTGGACCATTCATCGAGATGGAGAagtccttctgaggctatcaaaACATGGGCCAGGCCATGAGACCCCATTAACCATCCCTGAATTTTTTCGGGAGTCAGTCAGCCGATTTGGGATGTATCCAGCCCTTGCAACAAAGAACAGTGAGCATTGGGAAGTTCTGAATTTTAACCAGTACTACGAAGCTTGTCGGAAGGCAGCAAGAGCCTTGATCAAG CTGGGCCTGCAGCGTTTCCACGGAGTTGGCATCCTGGGGTTTAACTCCGTTGAGTGGTTAATTGCTTCTCTTGGTGCCATCCTAGCAGG gGGTCTCTGTGTTGGTATTTATGCCACCAACTCTGCGGACGCTTGTCAATACGTCATTACTAATGCCAAGGTGAACGTCCTACTGGTTGAGAATGACCTACAGCTACAGAAAATCCTTTCG gcacacagtgagagagagagaggcagagacataggcagagggagaagcaggctccatgcaccgggagcccaacgtgggattcaatcccag ATTCCGCAAAGCAGGATGGAGACCCTAAAAGCGATCATCCAGTACAAGCTGCCAGTGAAGGAGAGCAATAATAACCTGTACTCC TGGAATGATTTCATGGAACTTGGCAATAGCATCCCCGATTCCCAGCTGGACCAGATCATAGAGAGCCAGAGGGCCAATCAGTGCGCTGTGATCATCTATACTTCTGGGACCTTAGGCAATCCCAAGGGAGTGATGCTTAGCCATGACAAC ATCACCTGGACGGCCGGGGCAGTGGCCAAGAACTGCAGCCTGTCTAATGCCGCAGAAAAGCAGGAGGTGGTGGTCAGCTACCTTCCTCTCAGCCACGTTGCAGCTCAGATGATGGATGTCTGGATACCCATGAAGATCGGGGCTTTCATCTACTTTGCTCAGCCAGATGCTCTCACG CAGGGCACCCTGATCAACACTCTGCTGGAAGTAAAGCCTACAGCCTTCCTGGGGGTGCCCCGAATTTGGGAGAAGATGCAGGAGAAGATAAAAGAAAGTGGTGCCAAATGCTCAAGCTTGAGGAAGAAGGTGTTTTCATGGGGAAGAATTATTGGCTTAAAGGTCAATACAAAAAGGATGTTTGG ggtccACGACACTACCATGAGCTACCGCGTGGCAAAGGCCCTCGTGTTCAGCAAAGTCAGGAACGCCCTTGGCCTTGATCAATGCCAAATTCCTATCAGCGGGGCTGCACCCCTCAACCCAGAGACCTCTGAGTTCTTCCTAAGCCTGGACATACCTATAGGCGAGATGTACGGGATGAGCGAAAGCACAGGACCCCACACCACATCCAGCCGCAATAACTACAAGATTCACAG CAGCTGTGGCAAAATCATGTCTGGGTGTAAGAACATGCTGTACCAGCAGAGCAAGGATGGCACAGGGGAGATCTGCATCTGGGGTCGGCACGTCTTCATGGGCTATCTGGAGATGGAAGATGCGACCATGGAGGCCATTGATGAGGAAGGCTGGCTACACACCGGGGACTTGGGCCGTGTAGACAGTCATGGTTTCCTCTACATCACCGGCCGCATCAAAG AAATCCTCATCACGGCTGGCGGTGAGAACGTGGCCCCTGTTCCCATTGAGAACATGGTTAAAGAGAAGATCCCCATAATCAGTAATGCCGTCTTAGTGGGAGATAAGGCAAAGTTTCTGAGCATCCTGCTGACGCTGAAG TGTGAGGTCGATAGGAGGAATGGAGAGCCACTGGACAAGCTAAGCTTGGAGGCCATTCAGTTCTGCCGGAAACTGGGGAGCCATGTGTCCACCGTCTCTGAGATTTTGGAGCTACAGGACCCCCTGGTCTACAAGGCCATCCAGCAAGGCATAGATGCTGTGAATCAGGAAGCCATTTCCAATGCGCAGAGGATCCAGAAGTGGGTCATCCTGGAGAAGGACTTTTCTGTCCACAATGGAGAGCTGG GTCCGACGACCAAGATTAGGAGACATTTTGTAACCCAGAAATACAGAAAGCAAATTGAAAGCTTTTACCGCTGA
- the LOC140610994 gene encoding long-chain-fatty-acid--CoA ligase ACSBG2-like isoform X9, with amino-acid sequence MYPALATKNSEHWEVLNFNQYYEACRKAARALIKLGLQRFHGVGILGFNSVEWLIASLGAILAGGLCVGIYATNSADACQYVITNAKVNVLLVENDLQLQKILSAHSERERGRDIGRGRSRLHAPGAQRGIQSQIPQSRMETLKAIIQYKLPVKESNNNLYSWNDFMELGNSIPDSQLDQIIESQRANQCAVIIYTSGTLGNPKGVMLSHDNITWTAGAVAKNCSLSNAAEKQEVVVSYLPLSHVAAQMMDVWIPMKIGAFIYFAQPDALTQGTLINTLLEVKPTAFLGVPRIWEKMQEKIKESGAKCSSLRKKVFSWGRIIGLKVNTKRMFGVHDTTMSYRVAKALVFSKVRNALGLDQCQIPISGAAPLNPETSEFFLSLDIPIGEMYGMSESTGPHTTSSRNNYKIHSSCGKIMSGCKNMLYQQSKDGTGEICIWGRHVFMGYLEMEDATMEAIDEEGWLHTGDLGRVDSHGFLYITGRIKEILITAGGENVAPVPIENMVKEKIPIISNAVLVGDKAKFLSILLTLKCEVDRRNGEPLDKLSLEAIQFCRKLGSHVSTVSEILELQDPLVYKAIQQGIDAVNQEAISNAQRIQKWVILEKDFSVHNGELGPTTKIRRHFVTQKYRKQIESFYR; translated from the exons ATGTATCCAGCCCTTGCAACAAAGAACAGTGAGCATTGGGAAGTTCTGAATTTTAACCAGTACTACGAAGCTTGTCGGAAGGCAGCAAGAGCCTTGATCAAG CTGGGCCTGCAGCGTTTCCACGGAGTTGGCATCCTGGGGTTTAACTCCGTTGAGTGGTTAATTGCTTCTCTTGGTGCCATCCTAGCAGG gGGTCTCTGTGTTGGTATTTATGCCACCAACTCTGCGGACGCTTGTCAATACGTCATTACTAATGCCAAGGTGAACGTCCTACTGGTTGAGAATGACCTACAGCTACAGAAAATCCTTTCG gcacacagtgagagagagagaggcagagacataggcagagggagaagcaggctccatgcaccgggagcccaacgtgggattcaatcccag ATTCCGCAAAGCAGGATGGAGACCCTAAAAGCGATCATCCAGTACAAGCTGCCAGTGAAGGAGAGCAATAATAACCTGTACTCC TGGAATGATTTCATGGAACTTGGCAATAGCATCCCCGATTCCCAGCTGGACCAGATCATAGAGAGCCAGAGGGCCAATCAGTGCGCTGTGATCATCTATACTTCTGGGACCTTAGGCAATCCCAAGGGAGTGATGCTTAGCCATGACAAC ATCACCTGGACGGCCGGGGCAGTGGCCAAGAACTGCAGCCTGTCTAATGCCGCAGAAAAGCAGGAGGTGGTGGTCAGCTACCTTCCTCTCAGCCACGTTGCAGCTCAGATGATGGATGTCTGGATACCCATGAAGATCGGGGCTTTCATCTACTTTGCTCAGCCAGATGCTCTCACG CAGGGCACCCTGATCAACACTCTGCTGGAAGTAAAGCCTACAGCCTTCCTGGGGGTGCCCCGAATTTGGGAGAAGATGCAGGAGAAGATAAAAGAAAGTGGTGCCAAATGCTCAAGCTTGAGGAAGAAGGTGTTTTCATGGGGAAGAATTATTGGCTTAAAGGTCAATACAAAAAGGATGTTTGG ggtccACGACACTACCATGAGCTACCGCGTGGCAAAGGCCCTCGTGTTCAGCAAAGTCAGGAACGCCCTTGGCCTTGATCAATGCCAAATTCCTATCAGCGGGGCTGCACCCCTCAACCCAGAGACCTCTGAGTTCTTCCTAAGCCTGGACATACCTATAGGCGAGATGTACGGGATGAGCGAAAGCACAGGACCCCACACCACATCCAGCCGCAATAACTACAAGATTCACAG CAGCTGTGGCAAAATCATGTCTGGGTGTAAGAACATGCTGTACCAGCAGAGCAAGGATGGCACAGGGGAGATCTGCATCTGGGGTCGGCACGTCTTCATGGGCTATCTGGAGATGGAAGATGCGACCATGGAGGCCATTGATGAGGAAGGCTGGCTACACACCGGGGACTTGGGCCGTGTAGACAGTCATGGTTTCCTCTACATCACCGGCCGCATCAAAG AAATCCTCATCACGGCTGGCGGTGAGAACGTGGCCCCTGTTCCCATTGAGAACATGGTTAAAGAGAAGATCCCCATAATCAGTAATGCCGTCTTAGTGGGAGATAAGGCAAAGTTTCTGAGCATCCTGCTGACGCTGAAG TGTGAGGTCGATAGGAGGAATGGAGAGCCACTGGACAAGCTAAGCTTGGAGGCCATTCAGTTCTGCCGGAAACTGGGGAGCCATGTGTCCACCGTCTCTGAGATTTTGGAGCTACAGGACCCCCTGGTCTACAAGGCCATCCAGCAAGGCATAGATGCTGTGAATCAGGAAGCCATTTCCAATGCGCAGAGGATCCAGAAGTGGGTCATCCTGGAGAAGGACTTTTCTGTCCACAATGGAGAGCTGG GTCCGACGACCAAGATTAGGAGACATTTTGTAACCCAGAAATACAGAAAGCAAATTGAAAGCTTTTACCGCTGA
- the LOC140610994 gene encoding long-chain-fatty-acid--CoA ligase ACSBG2-like isoform X3, translated as MASSSTMKNGLSRSQKAKSPMTREENVTDSQINMNKNKVTPRLWTIHRDGEVLLRLSKHGPGHETPLTIPEFFRESVSRFGMYPALATKNSEHWEVLNFNQYYEACRKAARALIKLGLQRFHGVGILGFNSVEWLIASLGAILAGGLCVGIYATNSADACQYVITNAKVNVLLVENDLQLQKILSAHSERERGRDIGRGRSRLHAPGAQRGIQSQIPQSRMETLKAIIQYKLPVKESNNNLYSWNDFMELGNSIPDSQLDQIIESQRANQCAVIIYTSGTLGNPKGVMLSHDNITWTAGAVAKNCSLSNAAEKQEVVVSYLPLSHVAAQMMDVWIPMKIGAFIYFAQPDALTGTLINTLLEVKPTAFLGVPRIWEKMQEKIKESGAKCSSLRKKVFSWGRIIGLKVNTKRMFGVHDTTMSYRVAKALVFSKVRNALGLDQCQIPISGAAPLNPETSEFFLSLDIPIGEMYGMSESTGPHTTSSRNNYKIHSSCGKIMSGCKNMLYQQSKDGTGEICIWGRHVFMGYLEMEDATMEAIDEEGWLHTGDLGRVDSHGFLYITGRIKEILITAGGENVAPVPIENMVKEKIPIISNAVLVGDKAKFLSILLTLKCEVDRRNGEPLDKLSLEAIQFCRKLGSHVSTVSEILELQDPLVYKAIQQGIDAVNQEAISNAQRIQKWVILEKDFSVHNGELGPTTKIRRHFVTQKYRKQIESFYR; from the exons TACAATGAAGAATGGTCTCTCCAGATCTCAAAAGGCTAAAAGCCCAATGACTCGTGAAGAGAATGTTACGGATTCTcaaataaacatgaataaaaacaaag TGACACCTAGGCTGTGGACCATTCATCGAGATGGAGAagtccttctgaggctatcaaaACATGGGCCAGGCCATGAGACCCCATTAACCATCCCTGAATTTTTTCGGGAGTCAGTCAGCCGATTTGGGATGTATCCAGCCCTTGCAACAAAGAACAGTGAGCATTGGGAAGTTCTGAATTTTAACCAGTACTACGAAGCTTGTCGGAAGGCAGCAAGAGCCTTGATCAAG CTGGGCCTGCAGCGTTTCCACGGAGTTGGCATCCTGGGGTTTAACTCCGTTGAGTGGTTAATTGCTTCTCTTGGTGCCATCCTAGCAGG gGGTCTCTGTGTTGGTATTTATGCCACCAACTCTGCGGACGCTTGTCAATACGTCATTACTAATGCCAAGGTGAACGTCCTACTGGTTGAGAATGACCTACAGCTACAGAAAATCCTTTCG gcacacagtgagagagagagaggcagagacataggcagagggagaagcaggctccatgcaccgggagcccaacgtgggattcaatcccag ATTCCGCAAAGCAGGATGGAGACCCTAAAAGCGATCATCCAGTACAAGCTGCCAGTGAAGGAGAGCAATAATAACCTGTACTCC TGGAATGATTTCATGGAACTTGGCAATAGCATCCCCGATTCCCAGCTGGACCAGATCATAGAGAGCCAGAGGGCCAATCAGTGCGCTGTGATCATCTATACTTCTGGGACCTTAGGCAATCCCAAGGGAGTGATGCTTAGCCATGACAAC ATCACCTGGACGGCCGGGGCAGTGGCCAAGAACTGCAGCCTGTCTAATGCCGCAGAAAAGCAGGAGGTGGTGGTCAGCTACCTTCCTCTCAGCCACGTTGCAGCTCAGATGATGGATGTCTGGATACCCATGAAGATCGGGGCTTTCATCTACTTTGCTCAGCCAGATGCTCTCACG GGCACCCTGATCAACACTCTGCTGGAAGTAAAGCCTACAGCCTTCCTGGGGGTGCCCCGAATTTGGGAGAAGATGCAGGAGAAGATAAAAGAAAGTGGTGCCAAATGCTCAAGCTTGAGGAAGAAGGTGTTTTCATGGGGAAGAATTATTGGCTTAAAGGTCAATACAAAAAGGATGTTTGG ggtccACGACACTACCATGAGCTACCGCGTGGCAAAGGCCCTCGTGTTCAGCAAAGTCAGGAACGCCCTTGGCCTTGATCAATGCCAAATTCCTATCAGCGGGGCTGCACCCCTCAACCCAGAGACCTCTGAGTTCTTCCTAAGCCTGGACATACCTATAGGCGAGATGTACGGGATGAGCGAAAGCACAGGACCCCACACCACATCCAGCCGCAATAACTACAAGATTCACAG CAGCTGTGGCAAAATCATGTCTGGGTGTAAGAACATGCTGTACCAGCAGAGCAAGGATGGCACAGGGGAGATCTGCATCTGGGGTCGGCACGTCTTCATGGGCTATCTGGAGATGGAAGATGCGACCATGGAGGCCATTGATGAGGAAGGCTGGCTACACACCGGGGACTTGGGCCGTGTAGACAGTCATGGTTTCCTCTACATCACCGGCCGCATCAAAG AAATCCTCATCACGGCTGGCGGTGAGAACGTGGCCCCTGTTCCCATTGAGAACATGGTTAAAGAGAAGATCCCCATAATCAGTAATGCCGTCTTAGTGGGAGATAAGGCAAAGTTTCTGAGCATCCTGCTGACGCTGAAG TGTGAGGTCGATAGGAGGAATGGAGAGCCACTGGACAAGCTAAGCTTGGAGGCCATTCAGTTCTGCCGGAAACTGGGGAGCCATGTGTCCACCGTCTCTGAGATTTTGGAGCTACAGGACCCCCTGGTCTACAAGGCCATCCAGCAAGGCATAGATGCTGTGAATCAGGAAGCCATTTCCAATGCGCAGAGGATCCAGAAGTGGGTCATCCTGGAGAAGGACTTTTCTGTCCACAATGGAGAGCTGG GTCCGACGACCAAGATTAGGAGACATTTTGTAACCCAGAAATACAGAAAGCAAATTGAAAGCTTTTACCGCTGA